In Macadamia integrifolia cultivar HAES 741 chromosome 1, SCU_Mint_v3, whole genome shotgun sequence, a single window of DNA contains:
- the LOC122072740 gene encoding UPF0481 protein At3g47200-like codes for MEDSVSIDIDLIRKKLSQSSNPSFGPTTSIFRVDKRIRKMNEEAYTPDTISIGPYHSDKQNLQMQAMEDLKLRYAQALLIRTSERTSLENYMEALKKVETEARRCYSEPINHKENFIEMLLFDGFFIIELFRKSAEVVKPDDDDPIFYSNLRRARVVRDLLLPENQIPISVLQTLFDLSKDPNSDTKSFIELALKFFEGFIAEAIQKYPQNNKTIRHKHLLDLLSYTLESSLPHGFMKKPPTSAAVLESLSCVTELRNSGVKFRKRADCNFIDIKFSEGVFEIPELWVDDYTDTFFRNIIAYEQHCYGGRHYITSYALLMDFLINTADDVAILRGCGIIKNHLGDDNKVSSLINNLCNEVSTKHFCYGDLCYKVREYYNSPYNKWIETLRRDYCNSPWTIISVIAAILLLLLTIWLAVFAAFPVFNVHV; via the coding sequence ATGGAAGACAGTGTTTCTATAGATATTGATCTTATCAGAAAAAAGCTTTCTCAAAGCTCCAATCCATCCTTTGGGCCAACTACTTCTATTTTCAGAGTCGACAAAAGAATTCGCAAAATGAACGAAGAAGCCTACACTCCAGACACGATCTCCATCGGTCCTTATCATAGTGACAAGCAAAACCTGCAAATGCAAGCCATGGAAGACCTCAAGTTGCGATACGCACAGGCACTTCTTATTCGAACAAGCGAAAGAACTAGTCTGGAGAATTATATGGAAGCTCTCAAGAAGGTAGAAACTGAAGCCCGTAGATGTTACTCAGAACCCATCAACCACAAAGAAAACTTCATAGAAATGTTGCTCTTTGATGGCTTCTTCATTATTGAGTTATTTAGGAAATCTGCCGAAGTTGTTAAGCCAGATGATGATGATCCCATTTTCTATTCCAATTTAAGGAGAGCAAGGGTTGTTCGTGACTTGCTTTTGCCTGAAAACCAAATACCCATTTCAGTTCTTCAAACATTATTCGATCTAAGTAAAGATCCTAACTCTGATACGAAATCATTCATCGAATTGGCTCTCAAATTCTTTGAGGGATTCATAGCGGAAGCCATTCAGAAGTACCCTCAAAATAACAAGACTATTAGACACAAGCATTTATTGGATCTGTTAAGCTACACACTTGAGAGTTCTCTTCCACATGGGTTCATGAAGAAGCCACCAACAAGTGCAGCAGTACTAGAATCTCTGTCATGTGTGACTGAGCTTCGAAATTCCGGTGTTAAATTCAGGAAGCGTGCCGACTGTAACTTCATCGACATAAAGTTTAGCGAAGGAGTATTCGAAATTCCTGAACTATGGGTTGATGACTACACAGATACATTTTTCAGGAACATAATTGCTTATGAACAACACTGTTATGGAGGTAGGCATTATATAACATCATATGCTCTCTTGATGGATTTCCTTATTAATACTGCTGATGATGTTGCAATTCTCCGTGGTTGTGGGATTATTAAGAATCATCTGGGTGATGATAATAAGGTCTCTTCTCTAATTAACAATCTCTGCAATGAAGTTTCTACTAAACACTTTTGTTATGGTGATCTTTGCTACAAAGTTCGTGAATATTATAATTCTCCTTATAACAAATGGATAGAGACATTGAGACGTGATTATTGCAACAGTCCATGGACGATCATTTCAGTGATTGCAGCAATTCTATTACTTCTTCTTACTATCTGGCTTGCTGTATTTGCTGCATTTCCTGTCTTCAATGTTCATGTATAA